ACACAGCACCCGCACAGTAATCTTCAAAACCCCTCGCGTGAGTCCGCTCATTCCATGCATAGCTCCCGCATCCCCCATCGCCCTCGCATCAAGGCCCAGGAAAAGTTCCAGCGTGGAGACAATAGGGCGGGCGTTTAGGGGTACTTTGGTGAGCGGTATGATGGCCACGCAGACGACGATGAAGACGCTGAGGAATGGCGGGTATCCTGCCTCCAGCATGAGAATGTTCTTAGTGACCTCGTCCTTCACGCCGTCGCCGAACATCAGCAATCCCACCACAGCCATGAGAAGGTCGAGGCCGAAGGTGAAGATGTAGGTGATGTTGACGCCGCGGCGGTATTTGTAGGGGTGACGCATGTCGCGGTAGATGTTGGGGAAGACGGAGTGGCCGCCCCAGGGCGACATGAGGATGCCGAAGGCGATGGGGAGCGTCATCCAGTTGGAGGGGAAGAGGTATGTTGTTGCCGGTTCGCGGAGGGAGCCGGGGGTGGAAGGTTTGATGAGGCCGTCGATGATTACGGCCAGGACGATTCCGAAGCAGGAGAGGATTCCGAGGATGCTGGTGAAGGATAGGAGGCGGAGGGGGAGGAAGCTGAGTGGGATGAGGATTATGCCGCAGACAATCTTCCATTCGACTACGCCCCAGGATCCTTCGGTGAGGGCGTCGAGGGAGTCGGCGAAGAGGACGACAAGGGCGACGCAGGCGGCTATGAGTTCGAGGCTGAAGAGGATGGAGGTGCCGATCCGGGCCCATGGTCCGAAGGAAACATAGGCGAGGTCGGCGAAGGTGATGAGACTGGTGTCGACGTCGGCGCATTTGGCTAGGAGTTTGGCGGTGTAGCAGGTTGAGGCGCCggcgaagaagaagaagatgaGTCCGGGGATCCAGCCAGCGTACTTCATGGCTAGAGGTAGTGCGAGAAGACCTACGCCGATTAGGACGTTCACGCTGTTGAAGATGGTTTGTGGTAGTGTAGATTGTCCGACCACGATATTGACCACTTTCCCGCCATTGTCCTCGATCTGCTTCACGATCAATGGCTCGCGTTCCTTATCTGGGGCCACAACACCCTGAGTCTGCTGCTGGCGGAAGAGCCGTCCTGCATGCCGCATCGAGGACTCGTTCACACGGGAAGATAGTGATGCCCATGTTGTGCCGTAGCTTCCTCCAAATGGCGATGCCAGTGAAGGCTCTATCTGGAAGATGCTATCACCCTGCTGAGTCCTCGATGTTGTCTTGGAAAGTAGTGGATCCTGCTCCCGAAACGAATCGCTCAATTGCTGGTCCTGATCTCGCGTCCGTTGTCGCGATAGCTTCG
Above is a window of Fulvia fulva chromosome 6, complete sequence DNA encoding:
- a CDS encoding Vacuolar amino acid transporter 1; this translates as MPSARGQLPNSWRDRADTAESNASGGVQFDEQSEQHQRPSESHVNPYAYQEGEGHHGLRHRRSSMGMAIDAITQAGGVNSLGNFARSWQRAVGFHEVTPVRKSFRYAEDDSLEGVEDEESTETTPEAQRSLLREQLAAQEQTSPDSAVEDDATPTKLSRQRTRDQDQQLSDSFREQDPLLSKTTSRTQQGDSIFQIEPSLASPFGGSYGTTWASLSSRVNESSMRHAGRLFRQQQTQGVVAPDKEREPLIVKQIEDNGGKVVNIVVGQSTLPQTIFNSVNVLIGVGLLALPLAMKYAGWIPGLIFFFFAGASTCYTAKLLAKCADVDTSLITFADLAYVSFGPWARIGTSILFSLELIAACVALVVLFADSLDALTEGSWGVVEWKIVCGIILIPLSFLPLRLLSFTSILGILSCFGIVLAVIIDGLIKPSTPGSLREPATTYLFPSNWMTLPIAFGILMSPWGGHSVFPNIYRDMRHPYKYRRGVNITYIFTFGLDLLMAVVGLLMFGDGVKDEVTKNILMLEAGYPPFLSVFIVVCVAIIPLTKVPLNARPIVSTLELFLGLDARAMGDAGAMHGMSGLTRGVLKITVRVLCVVIFVLLAILIPQFDTIMSLLGAVACFTICLILPCAFHLKLFGKELSYRQKVVDWSLIVVSSVLAIVSTGFNFVPKEVLGMD